Proteins found in one Sphingobium sp. V4 genomic segment:
- the hflX gene encoding GTPase HflX — protein MAIFNRDSDDEVARGARAVVVHAETHGADRRDSDARLEEARGLALAIGIDVRAAQAFRVRDRKPATLFGSGQVDQIATLVRQEDAELVIVDNSLSPVQQSNLEKACEAKVIDRTGLILEIFGERAATNEGRLQVELAHLDYQAGRLVRSWTHLERQRGGFGFLGGPGETQIEADRRMIRDRMAKIRRELDQVTRTRGLHRARRQRAPWPVIALVGYTNAGKSTLFNRLTGADVMAEDLLFATLDPTMRQISLPGLDKAILSDTVGFVSDLPTQLIAAFRATLEEVLSADLIVHVRDIAHPDTDAQRDDVLDVLGELGVAGEAALERAEGEPDAPPIIEAWNKLDLLGEEDGALIREQAARRDDVVILSALTGEGVDALQRTISDRMTRGAKVYGLRIPVSDGAALAWLHEHGEVLSTIMEDEETRIDVRLSDAAFARFTKRGQG, from the coding sequence ATGGCCATATTCAACCGCGACTCCGATGACGAGGTGGCGCGCGGCGCGCGCGCCGTCGTCGTCCATGCCGAAACCCATGGTGCAGATCGCCGCGACAGCGATGCGCGGCTGGAGGAGGCGCGCGGACTCGCGCTTGCCATCGGCATCGACGTGCGCGCGGCCCAGGCTTTTCGCGTCCGCGACCGCAAGCCGGCCACCTTGTTCGGCAGCGGACAGGTCGATCAGATCGCGACGCTGGTCAGGCAGGAAGATGCCGAGCTGGTCATCGTCGACAACAGCCTGTCGCCGGTACAGCAGAGCAATCTTGAAAAGGCGTGCGAGGCGAAGGTCATCGACCGAACCGGCCTGATCCTCGAAATCTTCGGCGAGCGCGCCGCCACCAATGAGGGGCGGCTCCAGGTCGAGCTGGCCCATCTCGATTATCAGGCCGGGCGCCTGGTGCGCAGCTGGACCCATCTGGAGCGACAGCGCGGTGGCTTCGGCTTCCTCGGCGGCCCCGGCGAAACCCAGATCGAGGCGGATCGCCGCATGATCCGAGACCGCATGGCCAAGATTCGCCGTGAACTGGACCAGGTTACGCGGACCCGCGGACTCCACCGCGCCCGGCGCCAGCGCGCGCCCTGGCCGGTGATCGCGCTGGTCGGCTACACCAATGCTGGGAAGTCGACGCTCTTCAATCGGCTGACGGGCGCGGACGTCATGGCGGAAGACCTGCTATTCGCCACGCTTGATCCCACCATGCGCCAGATATCGCTCCCCGGCCTCGACAAGGCGATCCTGTCCGATACGGTGGGGTTCGTTTCCGACCTTCCGACCCAGTTGATCGCGGCCTTCCGCGCGACGCTGGAGGAAGTCCTGTCGGCCGACCTCATCGTCCATGTTCGCGACATCGCCCATCCCGATACCGATGCACAGCGCGATGACGTGCTGGATGTGCTCGGCGAACTGGGCGTTGCCGGGGAGGCGGCGCTGGAGCGGGCGGAAGGCGAGCCGGATGCGCCACCGATCATCGAAGCCTGGAACAAGCTCGACCTGCTGGGCGAGGAGGATGGGGCGCTGATCCGTGAACAGGCCGCGCGACGGGATGATGTCGTGATCCTGTCGGCGCTGACGGGTGAAGGCGTCGACGCGCTACAGCGCACGATCAGCGACCGCATGACGCGCGGCGCAAAAGTTTATGGCCTGCGCATCCCGGTATCCGACGGCGCGGCGCTTGCCTGGTTGCACGAACATGGCGAAGTGCTCTCGACCATCATGGAAGATGAGGAAACGCGCATCGACGTGCGCCTTTCCGACGCCGCGTTCGCCCGTTTTACCAAGCGGGGGCAGGGGTAG
- the hfq gene encoding RNA chaperone Hfq has protein sequence MADKVNNLQDIFLNSLRKSKTPVTMFLVKGVKLQGIITWFDNFSVLLRRDGQSQLVYKHAISTVMPAQSMDLTDLRKSSESNGKPKLLQEIFLSAVRKSGSPVTMFLVNGVMLQGEIAAFDLFCMLLERDGMVQLVYKHAISTVQPLHALDLTGENEQDD, from the coding sequence ATGGCCGATAAAGTGAACAATCTTCAGGATATTTTCCTGAACAGCCTGCGCAAGAGCAAGACCCCGGTGACCATGTTTCTGGTCAAGGGCGTGAAGTTGCAGGGCATCATCACCTGGTTCGACAATTTCTCCGTGCTGCTGCGCCGCGACGGCCAGTCGCAGCTGGTGTATAAGCACGCAATCTCGACCGTGATGCCGGCCCAGTCGATGGACCTGACCGACCTGCGTAAATCGAGCGAAAGCAATGGCAAGCCCAAGCTGTTGCAGGAAATCTTCCTGTCCGCGGTCCGCAAATCGGGCAGCCCGGTGACGATGTTCCTGGTGAACGGCGTCATGCTTCAGGGCGAGATCGCCGCCTTCGACCTTTTCTGCATGTTGCTCGAACGCGACGGCATGGTGCAGCTCGTCTACAAGCACGCCATTTCGACGGTCCAACCGCTCCACGCGCTCGACCTGACCGGCGAGAACGAACAGGACGATTGA
- a CDS encoding sigma-54 dependent transcriptional regulator produces the protein MALDILIVDDEEDIRDLVAGVLEDEGFTTRTAANSDSAIDALDSRRPSLVLLDVWLQGSRMDGLELLDEIKRRDPSIPVLMISGHGNIDTAVAAIRKGAADFIEKPFEADRLLHLVARATETERLRRENQVLRARFGQDDELTGTSAAINSVRATIKKVAGTGSRVLISGPAGVGKEVAARMLHSWSGRADSPFIIVAAARMDPDRVEEELFGLEDPSGLVRPGFLEQSHGGTLYLDEIADMPLTTQGKILRVLTDQSFTRVGGQRQVKVDVRVISSTALNLATEIEERRFREDLFYRLNVVPLAIPPLSERRDDIPPLVEHYLARFAADRRVPPPEIASDAMAALQANEWPGNVRQLRNVIERTMILAPGDRIGRIELDMLPPELTSGGGGEGIGQSAIMGAPLREARESFEREYLRIQIRRFSGNISRTATFIGMERSALHRKLKLLGITEGKE, from the coding sequence ATGGCGCTTGATATTCTGATTGTGGACGATGAAGAGGATATTCGCGATCTGGTCGCGGGCGTCCTGGAAGACGAAGGCTTCACCACCCGCACCGCCGCCAACAGCGACAGCGCGATCGATGCGCTGGATTCGCGCCGCCCTTCGCTCGTGCTGCTCGACGTCTGGCTCCAGGGATCGCGGATGGACGGGCTGGAATTGCTGGACGAGATCAAGCGTCGCGACCCTAGCATACCGGTGCTGATGATTTCGGGGCACGGCAATATCGATACAGCCGTCGCCGCCATCCGCAAGGGCGCGGCCGATTTCATCGAAAAGCCGTTCGAGGCCGACCGGCTGCTCCATCTTGTCGCCCGCGCAACGGAGACGGAGCGGCTGCGGCGGGAGAACCAGGTGCTGCGGGCGCGTTTCGGCCAGGATGACGAGCTGACCGGCACGTCCGCGGCGATCAACAGCGTTCGCGCCACGATCAAGAAGGTCGCCGGAACCGGCAGTCGCGTGTTGATCTCCGGCCCCGCCGGCGTTGGCAAGGAAGTCGCCGCGCGGATGCTCCACAGCTGGAGCGGCCGCGCGGATTCGCCCTTCATCATTGTCGCCGCCGCGCGGATGGACCCCGATCGGGTGGAGGAGGAACTGTTCGGCCTGGAAGACCCCAGCGGCCTGGTGCGCCCCGGCTTCCTGGAGCAGTCGCATGGCGGCACCCTCTATCTCGACGAAATCGCCGACATGCCGCTGACGACGCAGGGCAAGATCCTGCGCGTGCTGACTGACCAGAGCTTCACCCGCGTCGGCGGCCAGCGGCAGGTCAAAGTTGATGTGCGGGTGATTTCCTCGACCGCGCTCAACCTGGCGACGGAAATCGAGGAACGGCGTTTCCGCGAGGATCTCTTCTATCGCCTCAACGTCGTCCCGCTCGCCATCCCGCCCTTGTCCGAGCGCCGCGACGACATTCCGCCGCTGGTCGAACATTATCTCGCCCGCTTCGCCGCTGACCGACGCGTACCGCCGCCGGAAATCGCCAGCGACGCGATGGCCGCGCTCCAGGCCAATGAATGGCCCGGCAATGTCCGGCAACTGCGTAATGTCATCGAACGCACGATGATCCTGGCGCCGGGCGACCGGATCGGCCGGATCGAGCTGGACATGCTGCCGCCTGAACTGACCAGCGGCGGCGGCGGGGAGGGGATCGGCCAGTCCGCCATCATGGGCGCCCCGCTGCGCGAGGCACGCGAGAGTTTCGAGCGCGAATATCTGCGCATCCAGATCCGCCGCTTTTCCGGCAATATCTCGCGCACGGCCACTTTCATCGGCATGGAGCGATCGGCGCTGCACCGAAAATTGAAGCTGCTGGGAATCACCGAAGGCAAGGAATAG
- a CDS encoding ATP-binding protein has protein sequence MTGATTLRRRASAWRRHLPPFLRKGRLAPLVEGVTLALFLGMAGLTYHLLSGSRESYTLLTPPIVALLLVANLVPAIALLVLLGRRVAKRRAAQSAIGSDGQLHVRLVAIFSIVASVPMLLVVIFASLLFQYGVQFWFSDSARGMLQNASDLARGYYEQNLREVRDETLTMAGDLRDYLNQSEVSSPRFAEGYIYQVVTRKLNRSAIIEVGKDGIARTAATVDPENRPASEMLSPEAVKRLAAGEDIVVQARPNQVEAVTLLYPNSKIYLYATRNAGTSSFSNVTQAQKVLADYDIFSAQSRALQLRFNIALFVGSLLLVGIAVYIALAVADWMVRPVNELVTAARRITAGDLSARVTSPQSRDEIGTLAAAFNRMTQRLEAQTGALVAANSQLDERRAFIEAILSGVSAGVLSVDLQGVILLLNSSAAAILVEEGDDPVGRPLADVSPELAEFVESEEAAGIVQVRAHGDLRTLAVKLAQDASRHILTFDDITQQLSDQRRAAWSDVARRIAHEIKNPLTPIQLAAERLQRRYADEITSDKATFTRLTGTIVRQVGDLRRIVDEFSSFARMPKPVFRREAIGDIARHALFLHEVAHPDIRFEYSADAEEMDLVCDRRQLGQALTNIVKNAVEAIEPKTVPDEGGPRGHVRMRLMRDGDDLLISVRDDGIGLPPERERILEPYMTTRSKGTGLGLAIVKKIVEEHLGEIRFDDAEGGGACVTLRFAAGALEKLEEGQVITLPKGKVTANGA, from the coding sequence ATGACCGGCGCGACTACCCTTCGCAGGCGGGCCTCCGCATGGCGGAGGCACTTGCCGCCCTTCCTGCGCAAGGGCCGCCTGGCGCCGCTGGTGGAGGGCGTCACCTTGGCGCTTTTCCTCGGAATGGCAGGTCTGACCTATCATCTCCTGTCGGGCAGTCGCGAATCCTACACATTGCTGACACCGCCGATCGTGGCGTTGCTGCTGGTGGCGAATCTGGTGCCGGCGATCGCCCTGCTGGTTCTTCTCGGGCGACGCGTGGCCAAGCGTCGTGCGGCCCAGTCGGCGATCGGCAGCGACGGGCAGTTGCACGTTCGCCTGGTCGCGATCTTTTCGATCGTGGCCAGCGTGCCGATGCTGCTGGTCGTGATCTTCGCCTCGCTGTTGTTTCAATATGGCGTGCAATTCTGGTTCTCGGACAGCGCGCGCGGCATGTTGCAGAATGCCAGTGACCTGGCGCGCGGCTATTATGAGCAGAATTTGCGCGAAGTGCGGGACGAAACGCTGACCATGGCGGGTGACCTGCGTGACTATCTCAACCAGTCGGAAGTCTCCAGCCCGCGCTTCGCCGAAGGCTATATCTACCAGGTCGTCACCCGCAAGCTGAACCGGTCCGCGATCATCGAGGTCGGCAAGGACGGCATCGCCCGCACTGCGGCGACCGTCGATCCGGAAAATCGTCCCGCGTCGGAAATGCTCTCGCCCGAAGCGGTGAAGCGACTGGCGGCCGGCGAGGATATCGTGGTCCAGGCCCGCCCCAACCAGGTCGAGGCGGTGACGCTGCTCTATCCCAATTCCAAAATCTATCTCTACGCCACCCGCAATGCCGGCACCTCTTCGTTCAGCAATGTGACGCAGGCGCAGAAGGTGCTGGCCGATTATGACATCTTCTCGGCTCAGTCACGCGCGCTCCAGTTGCGGTTCAACATCGCCCTGTTCGTCGGTTCGCTGCTGCTGGTGGGAATTGCGGTCTACATCGCGCTCGCGGTCGCCGACTGGATGGTGCGCCCGGTCAACGAACTGGTGACGGCGGCGCGGCGCATCACCGCCGGCGACCTGTCGGCGCGCGTCACCAGTCCGCAGAGCCGGGACGAGATCGGCACACTGGCGGCCGCCTTCAATCGCATGACCCAGCGGCTGGAGGCCCAGACCGGCGCCCTGGTCGCGGCCAACAGCCAGCTGGATGAACGCCGCGCCTTCATCGAGGCGATCTTGTCGGGCGTCAGCGCAGGGGTGCTGTCGGTCGATCTCCAGGGCGTGATCCTGCTGCTCAACAGCTCCGCCGCCGCGATCCTGGTCGAGGAGGGGGATGATCCGGTCGGTCGCCCGCTGGCGGACGTGTCGCCCGAACTGGCGGAGTTCGTCGAATCCGAGGAAGCGGCTGGCATCGTCCAGGTGCGCGCCCATGGTGATCTGCGCACGCTGGCCGTCAAGCTCGCGCAGGACGCGTCGCGCCATATCCTGACCTTCGACGACATCACCCAGCAGCTGTCCGACCAGCGCCGCGCCGCATGGTCCGACGTTGCGCGCCGCATCGCCCATGAGATCAAGAATCCGCTGACGCCGATCCAGCTCGCCGCCGAGCGGCTCCAGCGCCGTTATGCCGATGAAATCACGAGCGACAAGGCGACCTTCACCCGCCTGACCGGCACGATCGTGCGGCAGGTGGGCGATCTGCGTCGGATCGTCGACGAATTTTCGTCCTTCGCGCGGATGCCCAAGCCGGTGTTCCGGCGCGAGGCGATCGGCGACATCGCCCGTCATGCGCTGTTCCTGCACGAGGTGGCGCACCCCGACATCCGTTTCGAATATTCGGCGGATGCCGAGGAAATGGACCTGGTCTGCGATCGGCGCCAGCTGGGCCAGGCGCTGACGAATATTGTCAAGAATGCAGTGGAAGCCATTGAACCAAAAACGGTTCCGGACGAAGGAGGGCCGCGTGGCCATGTCCGGATGCGGCTCATGCGGGACGGAGACGACCTGTTGATCAGCGTGCGGGACGACGGCATCGGCCTGCCGCCCGAACGCGAACGAATATTGGAACCCTATATGACGACGCGGTCCAAGGGGACGGGTCTTGGCCTGGCGATCGTCAAGAAGATTGTCGAGGAGCATCTGGGAGAGATCCGCTTCGACGATGCCGAAGGTGGCGGCGCGTGCGTGACCCTGCGGTTCGCCGCCGGCGCGCTGGAAAAACTGGAAGAAGGGCAGGTGATAACCCTGCCCAAAGGAAAAGTGACGGCCAATGGCGCTTGA